Proteins co-encoded in one Prescottella sp. R16 genomic window:
- a CDS encoding succinate dehydrogenase — protein MTTRRTTWWITLGVAVVVLAATGYLAYRLAGGHDDSYHAGVEYGESQALMYKQHIPYRPSDDEIHNWCRQGADLVASGPVWLRGGVVAVGELDRNLFTEGCFDAYRAATQ, from the coding sequence ATGACGACACGCCGCACCACCTGGTGGATCACCCTGGGTGTGGCCGTCGTCGTCCTCGCCGCCACCGGCTATCTCGCCTACCGGCTCGCCGGCGGTCACGACGACTCGTACCACGCCGGCGTCGAGTACGGGGAGAGCCAGGCCCTGATGTACAAGCAGCACATCCCGTACCGTCCGAGCGACGACGAGATCCACAACTGGTGCCGGCAGGGCGCGGACCTGGTGGCGTCCGGACCGGTCTGGCTCCGCGGCGGCGTCGTCGCGGTCGGCGAACTCGACCGGAACCTGTTCACCGAGGGCTGTTTCGACGCCTACCGCGCCGCCACACAGTGA
- a CDS encoding GNAT family N-acetyltransferase, which yields MIRLAEPADLSRLQEIEVAAGSIFRSLGMDVIADDEAPPLSWLEQYRADGRAWVWAHRDRPAAAFCLVDIVDGCAHIEQVSVHPDHARRGIGAHLIDHVAEWARDRGLPEITLTTFTDVPWNAPYYARLGFAEVPDDDLGPGLRTIREHETARGLDDVAPRIVMTRHVPIDPPRN from the coding sequence ATGATCCGACTCGCCGAACCGGCCGACCTGTCTCGTCTCCAGGAGATCGAGGTGGCGGCGGGCTCGATCTTCCGGAGCCTCGGCATGGACGTGATCGCCGACGACGAGGCACCCCCGCTCTCATGGCTCGAGCAGTACCGGGCCGACGGCCGCGCCTGGGTGTGGGCGCACCGCGATCGGCCCGCGGCCGCATTCTGCCTCGTGGACATCGTCGACGGCTGCGCCCACATCGAGCAGGTGTCGGTGCATCCCGATCACGCCCGCCGTGGAATCGGCGCACACCTGATCGACCACGTCGCCGAATGGGCCCGCGACCGTGGACTGCCGGAGATCACCCTCACCACGTTCACCGACGTGCCGTGGAACGCGCCCTACTATGCGCGGCTCGGTTTCGCCGAGGTCCCCGACGACGACCTCGGCCCCGGCCTGCGCACGATCCGGGAGCACGAGACCGCCCGCGGACTCGACGACGTCGCGCCGCGGATCGTGATGACCCGGCACGTCCCGATCGACCCGCCGCGGAACTGA
- a CDS encoding ABC transporter permease, whose translation MTTTLNSPTRQAHSRTVEAVDRISLRDTFAHSFTMAYRGILKLKHNPEQLFDVVIQPLVFTAMFTYIFGGAISGDVQSYLPIIIPGILVQTVITASIVTGTQLREDMDKGVFDRFKSLPIARIAPLSGALLADVVRYLIATTLTIGVGIAMGYRPGGGFVGVAAAALLVLVCAFAISWIFALMGVLMSKASAVQGISMLVLFPLTFMSNAFVPAETMPGWMQAFVQVNPVSHLVTAVRDLANDGYVGISVVWALLGAAILVAVLAPLTVRTYMRRT comes from the coding sequence ATGACCACCACCCTGAATTCCCCTACCCGGCAGGCACATTCCCGGACCGTCGAGGCAGTCGACCGGATCAGCCTGCGGGACACGTTCGCCCACAGTTTCACGATGGCGTATCGCGGGATCCTCAAGTTGAAGCACAATCCCGAGCAACTGTTCGACGTGGTGATCCAGCCGCTCGTCTTCACCGCGATGTTCACGTACATCTTCGGTGGCGCGATCTCCGGTGACGTGCAGTCGTACCTGCCGATCATCATCCCCGGCATCCTGGTGCAGACCGTGATCACGGCGTCGATCGTGACGGGCACCCAGCTGCGCGAGGACATGGACAAGGGAGTGTTCGACCGGTTCAAGTCGTTGCCGATCGCCCGCATCGCACCGCTGTCGGGGGCGTTGCTCGCCGATGTCGTGCGCTATCTCATCGCGACGACGCTGACGATCGGTGTCGGTATCGCGATGGGGTACCGGCCGGGCGGCGGGTTCGTCGGGGTGGCGGCCGCGGCACTGCTGGTCCTGGTGTGTGCGTTCGCGATCAGCTGGATCTTCGCTCTCATGGGCGTTCTGATGAGCAAAGCATCTGCGGTGCAGGGCATTTCGATGCTGGTCCTGTTCCCGCTCACGTTCATGTCGAACGCGTTCGTGCCGGCCGAGACGATGCCCGGTTGGATGCAGGCGTTCGTACAGGTCAACCCGGTGTCGCACCTGGTGACGGCGGTCCGCGACCTCGCGAACGACGGGTACGTCGGGATCTCCGTGGTGTGGGCGCTGCTCGGGGCCGCGATCCTCGTCGCCGTCCTGGCACCGCTGACGGTGCGCACCTACATGCGCCGGACCTGA
- a CDS encoding VOC family protein has translation MTIRRVVPDIRSASFEASRDFYRDLGFVEVMNQGWVATMASPSNPTAQVTFMGDDATAPVHPDVSIEVDDVDAVHAAMVARGAEIVHPLQDEEWGVRRFFVRDPDGTVVNVLGHRA, from the coding sequence ATGACGATCCGGCGGGTGGTACCCGACATCCGGTCCGCGTCGTTCGAGGCGAGCCGCGACTTCTACCGAGACCTCGGATTCGTCGAGGTCATGAACCAGGGGTGGGTGGCGACGATGGCGTCGCCGTCGAACCCGACCGCGCAGGTGACGTTCATGGGCGACGACGCGACCGCCCCCGTCCACCCGGACGTGAGCATCGAGGTGGACGACGTGGACGCCGTCCACGCGGCGATGGTCGCGCGGGGCGCCGAGATCGTGCACCCGCTGCAGGACGAGGAGTGGGGGGTGCGACGGTTCTTCGTGCGCGATCCCGACGGCACGGTCGTCAACGTGCTCGGCCACCGCGCCTGA
- a CDS encoding phage holin family protein, which translates to MTFVIRLVINAIAIWLAAQWVTGIDIASSGHGTGGDILVFLGIALVFTVVNAFVKPLVKLLSLPLLILTLGLFTLVINALMLELTSWITSQTQWGISVDGFWTAVWGALIISIVNVVLGALVSDKR; encoded by the coding sequence ATGACCTTCGTGATTCGACTCGTGATCAACGCGATCGCCATCTGGCTGGCCGCCCAGTGGGTGACCGGCATCGACATCGCGTCGTCCGGGCACGGCACCGGCGGCGACATTCTGGTGTTCCTGGGCATCGCGCTCGTGTTCACCGTCGTCAACGCGTTCGTGAAGCCGCTCGTGAAACTGCTGTCGCTGCCGCTGTTGATCCTCACCCTCGGCCTGTTCACTCTCGTGATCAACGCGTTGATGCTCGAGCTGACGTCGTGGATCACGTCGCAGACCCAGTGGGGGATCAGCGTCGACGGCTTCTGGACGGCGGTGTGGGGTGCGCTCATCATCTCGATCGTGAACGTCGTGCTCGGCGCCCTCGTCTCCGACAAGCGCTGA
- a CDS encoding DUF4229 domain-containing protein, with protein MSDAAQNRPDQAGGTGAAPAVTTGTLVRDVALYSVARLGLVVVLAAVILFGGKAFGVDVPLIVAALFAVLIALPLSLVLFAKLRKRVNADIAVVDARRRADKADLHAKLRGEDRR; from the coding sequence GTGAGTGATGCAGCGCAGAATCGTCCCGACCAGGCCGGTGGTACCGGCGCCGCCCCGGCCGTCACGACCGGCACCCTCGTCCGTGACGTCGCCCTGTACTCGGTGGCCCGCCTCGGACTCGTCGTCGTCCTCGCCGCCGTCATCCTGTTCGGTGGCAAGGCGTTCGGTGTCGACGTCCCGCTGATCGTGGCCGCCCTGTTCGCGGTCCTCATCGCACTGCCGCTGTCACTGGTGCTGTTCGCCAAGCTCCGCAAGCGCGTCAACGCGGACATCGCAGTGGTCGACGCGCGGCGGCGCGCCGACAAGGCCGACCTGCACGCCAAGCTGCGTGGCGAGGACCGCCGGTGA
- a CDS encoding ATP-binding cassette domain-containing protein gives MNFDTSSPAIEAVGLVKTFGRQRAVDGVSLTVPTGSVYGVLGPNGAGKTTTVRMLATLLRPDGGQARVFGRDVVRESTAVRSLVGVTGQYASVDEDLTATENLVIFSRLLGLSRGSAKRKAADLLEEFALTEAASKPLKNFSGGMRRRLDLAASLIAHPPLLFLDEPTTGLDPRTRAQMWETIRRLVAEGSTVLLTTQYLDEADQLADRIAVIDRGRVIADGTADELKASVGTSALQVTLADRSRLDEARTLISTALGTAATVTPESGRITAPLQDPSVTADLLVRLRDRSIAVDELTVSKPSLDEVFLTITGHDTAETEGSAA, from the coding sequence ATGAACTTCGACACCTCGTCCCCCGCCATCGAGGCCGTGGGACTCGTGAAGACCTTCGGCCGGCAGCGCGCCGTGGACGGCGTCAGCCTGACCGTGCCGACCGGATCGGTGTACGGCGTACTCGGCCCGAACGGCGCCGGCAAGACCACCACGGTGCGGATGCTCGCGACGCTGCTGCGCCCCGACGGCGGGCAGGCCCGGGTTTTCGGGCGCGACGTCGTCCGTGAATCGACGGCCGTCCGGTCCCTCGTCGGGGTCACCGGGCAGTACGCGTCGGTCGACGAGGATCTCACGGCCACCGAGAATCTCGTGATCTTCTCGCGACTGCTGGGGCTGAGCCGTGGCTCCGCGAAACGCAAGGCCGCCGACCTGCTCGAGGAGTTCGCGCTGACAGAGGCGGCGTCGAAGCCGCTGAAGAACTTCTCCGGCGGCATGCGCCGGCGCCTCGACCTCGCGGCCAGTCTCATCGCGCATCCGCCGCTGCTGTTCCTCGACGAGCCGACCACCGGCCTCGACCCGCGCACCCGCGCCCAGATGTGGGAAACGATCCGCCGACTCGTTGCCGAGGGGTCGACGGTCCTGCTCACGACGCAGTACCTCGACGAGGCCGACCAGTTGGCGGACCGGATCGCGGTGATCGACCGGGGCCGGGTGATCGCCGACGGCACCGCCGACGAGTTGAAGGCGTCGGTGGGTACCTCGGCCCTGCAGGTGACGCTCGCGGACCGCAGTCGCCTCGACGAGGCCCGGACGCTGATCTCCACGGCTCTCGGTACCGCGGCGACCGTCACCCCCGAGTCGGGCCGGATCACCGCGCCGCTGCAGGATCCGTCGGTCACCGCGGATCTGCTGGTGCGGCTGCGGGACCGGTCCATCGCCGTCGACGAGCTCACGGTCTCGAAGCCGAGCCTCGACGAGGTGTTCCTCACCATCACCGGACACGACACCGCCGAGACCGAAGGAAGTGCCGCATGA
- a CDS encoding BTAD domain-containing putative transcriptional regulator — protein MTSDPTTPAPVRPPVEVALLGDVATRRDGKLVPLPGPRARALLVALALRPGRSRSAGSLVDDVWGDTPPRSPANALHTQISRLRSALPDGAIEAGPSGYRLVLAPEQVDVALARVLARRAGQDLADGDAPAALDAVQDARRLWRGEPGADLPVGGLADALAGEAASYRRLLAGAELGALIAVGRFDDALPIARAAATASPLDETAAARLMECLRGVGRSGEALDVFAALRVRLAGRLGADPSPHLAELNAAILRGEDAAETGESRPPRSPAGAVGLRAAPNRLLGRASDLAALERLLASSRVVTVLGPGGTGKTRVAHALGHTVAARMPVALVELAPLRSGEDLIAAISGTLGLSENDLTPGGLTRTRIHDARRRLRDALAVRPSLLVLDNCEHLIDDVADVVSDLIAASPHLTVLATSRAPLALTAESVYPLPPLAIEDDGSPAVELFRARAQAVRPSVRLDDVEVTRLCRTLDGLPLAIELAAARVRTMSVEEINTRLADRFTLLRSRDRTTPERHRTLRAVIEWSWNLLADAERATLRRLCRFPAGFTSDAAVSVAQWGEVLDVDDALEGLVNQSMLSVVEPGGSADADAAAAGAVGVRYHMLETVREFGEDRSDAAETAEVHRRTVQWAEDLARNTFHDFVSGRQVAAAHRVEAEHDNLLDVMRYALSANLPAAVYTIFPVLGGTWSLRGAHSEVFAWAPRVLELDGSGLGPADVPGDLLASAYVLIAAHAAMGRNLRATAVARTRMRRLSAGRTDLGPSSRVNLSLVLMPGSGRGLARMLATAVRSPDPGARSAALMARASLRENNGDLFGSEADARQALELAQELNDTWGLAMVLQHLGGLCSQAARYGEAVDLFRSSAEGLWELHLYDEGLQVRAFLVAALVGDGRIADARAELAALVPLRAQAAGGASNENTPDRASLSASTAEAELAVGEVDRGLAEYRRAVEYTGGLESTLPADPLEIMLAAAAVDAHVLAHRPEPVAALVQQLTAASVQRLGPSGYPDLPQTGAVACAVAGHRIVTGTGGGRALRLLALATRVRARQDYPSMQLVRHLDAARSVVGPDAVAAALTSVQGTPRAAAHREILDLLAEIP, from the coding sequence GTGACGAGCGATCCGACGACTCCGGCACCCGTGCGGCCACCGGTCGAGGTGGCGCTGCTCGGGGACGTCGCCACACGTCGTGACGGGAAGCTGGTGCCGCTGCCCGGTCCTCGCGCGCGGGCGTTGCTGGTGGCGCTCGCGTTGCGTCCCGGTAGGAGCCGCAGCGCGGGTTCGCTCGTCGACGACGTGTGGGGTGACACGCCGCCGCGGTCACCGGCGAACGCGTTGCACACCCAGATCTCGCGGCTGCGTTCGGCGTTGCCGGACGGCGCGATCGAGGCCGGGCCGTCCGGGTACCGGCTGGTGCTGGCACCGGAACAGGTCGATGTGGCGCTGGCGCGGGTACTCGCCCGGCGGGCGGGACAGGATCTGGCCGACGGTGACGCCCCCGCCGCGCTGGACGCCGTGCAGGATGCGCGACGGTTGTGGCGCGGTGAACCGGGAGCGGACCTTCCGGTCGGGGGCCTGGCCGACGCACTGGCCGGGGAGGCGGCGTCGTACCGCCGGCTCCTCGCCGGGGCGGAACTCGGCGCGCTGATCGCCGTCGGCCGATTCGACGACGCGCTGCCGATCGCACGGGCCGCGGCCACCGCGTCCCCACTGGACGAGACCGCGGCCGCCCGGTTGATGGAGTGCCTGCGCGGGGTGGGGCGTTCGGGGGAGGCACTCGACGTGTTCGCGGCCCTGCGGGTCCGGCTGGCGGGCCGGCTGGGCGCCGACCCGTCGCCGCACCTGGCCGAACTGAACGCCGCGATCCTGCGCGGGGAGGATGCGGCGGAGACGGGCGAGTCCCGGCCGCCGCGGTCGCCGGCCGGCGCGGTCGGGTTGCGGGCGGCACCCAATCGGCTGCTGGGCCGGGCATCGGATCTGGCGGCGCTCGAACGGCTGCTGGCGTCGTCGCGGGTGGTGACGGTCCTCGGGCCCGGTGGCACCGGCAAGACCCGGGTCGCGCACGCGCTCGGTCACACGGTGGCCGCACGGATGCCGGTCGCGCTGGTCGAGCTGGCGCCGCTGCGCAGCGGCGAGGACCTGATCGCGGCGATCAGCGGCACGCTCGGCCTGAGCGAGAACGATCTGACGCCCGGCGGACTCACCCGCACCCGCATCCACGACGCCCGCCGCCGGCTGCGCGACGCCCTGGCGGTGCGACCGTCGCTGCTCGTCCTCGACAACTGCGAGCACCTGATCGACGACGTCGCCGACGTGGTGTCCGACCTGATCGCGGCGAGCCCGCACCTGACGGTGCTCGCGACCAGCCGGGCACCACTGGCCCTCACCGCGGAGTCGGTGTATCCGTTGCCGCCGTTGGCGATCGAGGACGACGGCTCCCCGGCGGTCGAACTGTTCCGGGCCCGCGCGCAGGCGGTGCGCCCGTCGGTGCGGCTGGACGACGTCGAGGTGACGCGACTGTGCCGCACCCTCGACGGGCTGCCGCTCGCGATCGAACTCGCCGCCGCCCGGGTGCGCACGATGAGCGTCGAGGAGATCAACACCCGTCTCGCCGACCGCTTCACACTGCTGCGGTCCCGCGACCGGACGACCCCCGAACGGCATCGCACGCTGCGGGCGGTCATCGAGTGGAGCTGGAACCTCCTCGCGGACGCCGAACGTGCGACGCTGCGCCGACTGTGCCGGTTCCCTGCCGGATTCACGTCGGACGCGGCGGTATCGGTCGCGCAGTGGGGTGAGGTCCTCGACGTCGACGACGCCCTCGAAGGGCTGGTGAACCAGTCGATGCTGTCGGTGGTCGAACCGGGCGGCAGTGCCGACGCCGACGCCGCTGCTGCCGGCGCAGTGGGTGTGCGCTACCACATGCTCGAGACGGTACGAGAATTCGGCGAGGACCGCTCGGACGCCGCCGAAACCGCCGAAGTGCACCGCCGGACGGTGCAGTGGGCGGAGGACCTGGCACGGAACACGTTCCACGACTTCGTGTCCGGGCGTCAGGTTGCGGCGGCGCACCGGGTGGAGGCGGAACACGACAACCTGCTCGATGTGATGCGGTACGCGCTGTCGGCGAACCTGCCGGCCGCCGTCTACACGATCTTCCCGGTCCTCGGCGGCACGTGGTCGCTGCGGGGCGCGCATTCGGAGGTGTTCGCGTGGGCGCCGCGCGTACTCGAACTCGACGGTTCCGGCCTCGGCCCGGCGGACGTGCCCGGTGACCTGCTGGCGTCGGCGTACGTGCTGATCGCCGCCCACGCGGCGATGGGTCGCAACCTGCGTGCCACGGCGGTGGCCCGGACCCGGATGCGCCGGCTGTCGGCCGGCCGCACCGACCTCGGTCCGTCGTCGCGCGTCAACCTCTCGCTCGTGCTGATGCCCGGCTCCGGCCGGGGTCTCGCCCGGATGCTCGCGACGGCGGTCCGTTCGCCCGATCCGGGGGCCCGCAGCGCGGCACTGATGGCGCGTGCCTCCCTCCGGGAGAACAACGGGGATCTGTTCGGATCGGAAGCCGATGCGCGGCAAGCACTCGAGCTCGCGCAGGAACTGAACGACACGTGGGGCCTGGCGATGGTGCTCCAGCATCTCGGTGGGCTGTGCTCGCAGGCGGCCCGGTACGGCGAGGCGGTGGATCTCTTCCGGTCGTCCGCCGAGGGGTTGTGGGAGCTGCACCTGTACGACGAGGGGCTGCAGGTGCGGGCCTTCCTCGTGGCCGCCCTCGTCGGGGACGGCCGGATCGCCGATGCGCGCGCCGAACTCGCGGCCCTCGTCCCGCTCCGTGCGCAGGCCGCCGGTGGTGCGTCGAACGAGAACACCCCCGACCGCGCGTCGTTGTCGGCGAGTACCGCGGAGGCCGAACTCGCTGTCGGGGAAGTCGATCGGGGACTCGCCGAGTACCGTCGTGCGGTCGAGTACACCGGTGGTCTCGAGAGCACGCTCCCCGCCGACCCGCTCGAGATCATGCTCGCCGCGGCCGCCGTGGACGCCCACGTGCTCGCACACCGTCCGGAACCGGTCGCGGCCCTCGTACAGCAGCTCACGGCCGCGTCGGTGCAGCGACTCGGACCGTCCGGCTACCCGGACCTGCCGCAGACCGGTGCCGTGGCGTGCGCGGTCGCCGGCCATCGGATCGTCACCGGTACCGGCGGCGGTCGGGCGCTGCGCCTCCTCGCTCTGGCGACGAGAGTGCGTGCCCGACAGGACTATCCGTCGATGCAGCTCGTCCGGCACCTCGACGCCGCCCGATCCGTGGTCGGCCCGGACGCCGTCGCGGCGGCGCTGACGTCCGTGCAGGGGACGCCGCGCGCCGCCGCGCACCGTGAGATCCTCGACCTGCTCGCCGAGATCCCGTGA
- a CDS encoding 1-acyl-sn-glycerol-3-phosphate acyltransferase, with amino-acid sequence MARPAVTLDNYDDVYRYYLDHRQNLLSARIAYAALSARFRPRVHYADGARERLQALLASGTRLIVVANHLTDRDQYTLAATAWQTPLRSVIGRTRVLAKDELFTDPRLRRAIDLMGSIPVFRSQNHGLRAVADAGRRMMDVSAQRLQRGDVLAIFPEGTCNDGDPRRIQRLNTGVGHIAVKARKLGAPPALLALGIAYGPDPSVRGSADVYVGDPVLELPTTPMDITRAVAEQLQAAVDDVRAVR; translated from the coding sequence ATGGCGCGGCCCGCGGTCACGCTCGACAACTACGACGACGTCTACCGCTACTACCTGGATCATCGGCAGAATCTGCTGTCGGCGCGGATCGCGTACGCGGCGCTCAGTGCCCGGTTCCGGCCGCGGGTGCACTACGCGGACGGGGCGCGGGAGCGGTTGCAGGCGCTGCTCGCGTCCGGGACCCGGCTGATCGTCGTCGCCAACCATCTGACGGACCGGGACCAGTACACGCTCGCCGCGACCGCGTGGCAGACGCCGCTGCGGAGCGTGATCGGACGCACCCGGGTGCTCGCGAAGGACGAACTGTTCACCGATCCGCGGTTGCGGCGGGCGATCGATCTGATGGGGTCGATTCCGGTGTTCCGCAGCCAGAACCACGGACTGCGGGCCGTGGCCGACGCGGGTCGCCGGATGATGGACGTCTCGGCGCAGCGGCTGCAGCGCGGCGATGTGCTCGCGATCTTCCCGGAGGGCACGTGCAACGACGGTGATCCACGCCGGATCCAGCGGCTGAACACCGGTGTCGGGCACATTGCGGTGAAGGCCCGCAAGCTCGGTGCCCCGCCGGCGCTGCTGGCGCTCGGGATCGCGTACGGGCCGGATCCGTCGGTGCGTGGCAGTGCCGACGTCTACGTCGGCGACCCTGTTCTCGAGTTGCCGACGACGCCGATGGACATCACCCGGGCCGTCGCCGAGCAGTTGCAGGCCGCGGTGGACGACGTGCGGGCGGTGCGCTGA
- a CDS encoding 1,4-dihydroxy-2-naphthoate polyprenyltransferase — protein sequence MASVSQWIEGARPRTLPNAIAPVFAGTGAAASLDGAVWWKALLALVVSLALIVGVNFANDYSDGIRGTDDERVGPLRLVGSKAASPASVKAAAMGCFAVAAVAGVALALVSAWWLILVGAVCILGAWYYTGGKKPYGYSGFGEIAVFVFFGLVAVLGTQFVQAGRVDWAGLLAAIAVGSFSSAVLVANNLRDIPTDTESGKITLAVTLGDARTRILHLVLLVAPFVVTLALVVRTPWALVGLLALPLAVKANTPVRTGGRGPALIPALAVTGQSMLVWATATGLALGLG from the coding sequence ATGGCTTCTGTGTCCCAGTGGATCGAGGGCGCTCGTCCGCGCACCCTCCCGAACGCGATCGCCCCGGTGTTCGCCGGTACCGGCGCGGCCGCGTCGCTCGACGGCGCCGTGTGGTGGAAGGCGCTGCTCGCGCTGGTCGTGTCGCTCGCGCTGATCGTGGGCGTGAACTTCGCCAACGACTACTCGGACGGCATCCGTGGCACCGACGACGAGCGGGTCGGCCCGCTGCGCCTGGTCGGGTCGAAGGCGGCGTCCCCGGCATCGGTGAAAGCTGCTGCGATGGGCTGTTTCGCGGTGGCCGCGGTCGCCGGTGTGGCCCTGGCGCTGGTGTCGGCGTGGTGGCTGATCCTCGTCGGCGCGGTGTGCATCCTGGGCGCCTGGTACTACACGGGCGGCAAAAAGCCCTACGGCTACAGCGGTTTCGGTGAGATCGCGGTGTTCGTGTTCTTCGGGCTCGTCGCCGTCCTCGGCACCCAGTTCGTGCAGGCCGGGCGCGTCGACTGGGCGGGCCTGCTCGCCGCGATCGCGGTCGGCTCGTTCTCGAGCGCGGTCCTGGTCGCGAACAACCTGCGCGACATCCCCACCGACACCGAATCCGGAAAGATCACGCTCGCAGTCACTCTCGGCGACGCCCGCACCCGGATCCTGCACCTGGTGCTGCTGGTCGCCCCGTTCGTCGTCACGCTCGCGCTCGTCGTGCGGACGCCGTGGGCGCTGGTGGGCCTGCTGGCCCTGCCCCTGGCGGTCAAGGCCAACACCCCCGTGCGTACCGGAGGCCGCGGCCCCGCACTGATCCCCGCCCTCGCGGTCACCGGTCAGTCGATGCTGGTGTGGGCCACGGCCACCGGGCTCGCCCTCGGTCTGGGCTGA
- a CDS encoding SDR family NAD(P)-dependent oxidoreductase, producing MSSSSSRPAFRPGPLLTGKSAVVTGGAHGIGAAIARSFAAHGARVLVVDIDDTAAGALAFDAGAGGSIEVLGHDVRETTVPDAVTGFEPDVLVNNVGHFLRPPRLFAETEPDFWAQMGAINLDHVLRWTHAVLPGMAERGRGGSVVNLTTVEAHRAIPGHSVYAAYKAAVTQFGRSLAVETGPIGVRVNAIAPDLIESVQVPYTDMLSEAEWEQWPAWAPLGGPGQSDDVAGAALFLASDLSRYTTGTTVHVDGGTFAAGGWFAKPEGGWTNRPRHA from the coding sequence GTGTCGTCATCGTCGTCGCGCCCGGCATTCCGTCCGGGACCGCTGCTCACTGGGAAGAGTGCCGTCGTCACGGGGGGTGCACACGGGATCGGGGCGGCGATCGCGCGGTCGTTCGCGGCGCACGGGGCACGGGTGCTGGTCGTGGACATCGACGACACGGCCGCGGGTGCACTGGCATTCGACGCCGGTGCCGGCGGGTCGATCGAGGTGCTCGGTCACGACGTCCGCGAGACGACGGTGCCGGATGCGGTCACCGGGTTCGAACCGGATGTGCTGGTCAACAATGTCGGTCATTTCCTGCGTCCGCCGCGGCTGTTCGCGGAGACCGAACCGGACTTCTGGGCGCAGATGGGGGCGATCAACCTCGATCACGTGCTGCGGTGGACGCATGCGGTGCTGCCGGGGATGGCGGAGCGCGGCCGGGGCGGTTCGGTCGTCAACCTGACGACCGTCGAGGCGCATCGCGCGATTCCCGGGCACAGCGTGTACGCCGCGTACAAGGCGGCGGTGACGCAGTTCGGTCGCAGTCTGGCCGTGGAGACCGGTCCGATCGGGGTGCGGGTCAATGCGATCGCGCCGGATCTGATCGAGTCGGTGCAGGTGCCGTACACGGACATGCTGTCGGAGGCGGAGTGGGAGCAGTGGCCGGCGTGGGCGCCGCTGGGTGGGCCGGGGCAGTCGGACGACGTCGCGGGGGCGGCGCTGTTCCTCGCGTCGGATCTGAGCCGGTACACGACCGGGACGACGGTGCACGTGGACGGCGGTACGTTCGCGGCGGGCGGGTGGTTCGCGAAGCCTGAGGGCGGCTGGACGAATCGGCCCCGTCACGCTTAA
- a CDS encoding PLP-dependent cysteine synthase family protein — protein MTAVVDRHSSRGWVQRAVRLIEADTQRSADTHLLRYPLPQEWNVQLYLKDESTHITGSLKHRLARSLFLYALCNGWITEGTTVIEASSGSTAVSEAYFAKLLGLEFVAVVPASTSPAKIALIEAHGGRCHFVTDPSSIYAESQRLADETGGHYMDQFTHAERATDWRGNNNIAESIFTQLEREDHPVPEWIVVGAGTGGTGATIGRFLRYRMFDTGLCVVDPEHSVFFDAWCSGNCAPAPASERGSRIEGIGRPRVEPSFIGQVVDRMIKVPDAGSIAAMRHASTVLGRKVGGSTGTNLWGAFGLVAEMLAQGRSGSVVTLLCDGGERYTDTYFDDAWVASEGIDLTGPTAVLAEFARTGRWTA, from the coding sequence GTGACAGCTGTCGTCGATCGGCACAGCTCCCGAGGCTGGGTCCAGCGGGCCGTCCGGCTCATCGAGGCCGACACCCAGCGCAGCGCCGACACACACCTGCTGCGCTACCCGCTGCCGCAGGAATGGAACGTCCAGCTGTACCTCAAGGACGAGTCCACCCACATCACCGGCAGCCTCAAGCATCGGCTCGCCCGCTCACTGTTCCTGTACGCGCTCTGCAACGGCTGGATCACCGAGGGCACCACGGTGATCGAGGCGTCGTCCGGGTCCACGGCGGTCAGTGAGGCGTACTTCGCGAAACTCCTCGGCCTCGAGTTCGTCGCCGTCGTGCCGGCGAGCACGAGCCCCGCCAAGATCGCACTGATCGAGGCACACGGTGGCCGCTGCCACTTCGTGACGGACCCGTCGAGCATCTACGCCGAATCGCAGCGACTCGCCGACGAGACCGGCGGCCACTACATGGACCAGTTCACGCACGCCGAACGGGCGACGGACTGGCGCGGCAACAACAACATCGCCGAGTCGATCTTCACGCAGCTCGAGCGGGAGGACCACCCGGTTCCGGAATGGATCGTCGTGGGCGCCGGTACCGGCGGCACGGGCGCCACGATCGGCCGGTTCCTGCGCTACCGCATGTTCGACACCGGCCTGTGCGTCGTCGACCCGGAGCATTCGGTGTTCTTCGACGCGTGGTGCAGCGGGAACTGCGCGCCGGCACCGGCGTCCGAGCGGGGGTCGCGGATCGAGGGCATCGGCCGCCCGCGCGTCGAACCGTCGTTCATCGGCCAGGTCGTCGACCGCATGATCAAGGTGCCCGACGCCGGTTCCATCGCCGCGATGCGGCACGCGAGCACCGTGCTGGGACGCAAGGTCGGCGGCTCCACCGGCACCAACCTGTGGGGTGCGTTCGGGCTGGTCGCCGAGATGCTCGCGCAGGGCCGCAGCGGCAGCGTCGTGACGCTGCTGTGCGACGGCGGCGAACGCTACACCGACACCTACTTCGACGACGCGTGGGTGGCGTCCGAGGGTATCGATCTGACCGGCCCGACGGCGGTGCTGGCCGAGTTCGCACGCACCGGCCGCTGGACGGCGTAG